Genomic segment of Triticum aestivum cultivar Chinese Spring chromosome 6A, IWGSC CS RefSeq v2.1, whole genome shotgun sequence:
CGCCGCCGCCAAAGTCTTCATCTGCGTGTACGCGAACCGCTTGCCCACGCACAGCCTCGGCCCGGCGTTGAACACCACGTACTTGAACGGGCTCTCGGCGCCGCCAGCAAAGTCTCCGCCCTTCATCCACCGCTCCGGGCGGAACTCCaggcagtccccccccccccccccccccccccacgccgccGGGTCCCGTCCGATCGCGTACGTGTTGTAGATCACCTGCTGGCGCGCGCGGATCGCCGTGCCGTCCGGGAGCACGTCGTCCTGGAGCGCCTCCTTGAAGTCCACGGGCACCGGCGGGTAGAGGCGCATCGACTCCGTCAGCGCCGCGTGGAGGTAGTCCATCTTCCCGACGTCGCCGTCGGCGGCCCGCACGTCGTCAAGGACGCGTGCCTCGACGTCCGGGTGGGACGCCAGGAGCCAGAAGAACCAGACGAGCGCGACGGAGCTGGTGTCGCGCCCGGCGAGGATGAAGCTGATGCAGAAGTCGCGGAGGAACTCGTCCGAGTGGCCCGTCGAGGAGGACATGAGGCGGGACAGGAGGTCGCAGCGGTCTTGCAGGCTCCCGATCTTGCGCAGCTCGGTCCGGCGCTCGGAGACGGCCCACTCGGCGAACTCCCGCACGGAGCGCGCGGCCTCCGCGAGGCGCCGCTCGCCGCCGACGCAGAGGAGCCGCTTGGCCTTCCAGACGAAGGGCGGCGTGACGAACCGGGCGAGGGAGAGCTCCGTGGCGCGCTCGAAGGCGCGCGCGAACGGCACGTCCGGGAGGCCGTCCGCGAggcacccggcgtccaccccgaacGCCGCGGCGCAGATGTCGTCGAACGTGAACCGGAGGAGGACCTCCTGGAGGTCCACGGTCACGCCACCCTGGCTCTGGTGCTGCTGCAGCAGCGGCATCAGCCGGCCGTGCACCAGCTGCTCGACGGTCCTGGCCGAGAACTCGAGGAACTGCGCCGAGTGCATCTCAGTCGTGGCGGCGCGGCGctgcgcgcgccacgcctcgccgtcggcgttgaagatgccgtcgccgagcAGCTCCACGAATCGCTCGCGGTAGTAGGGCTCCTTGGGGTAGTTGGAGAAGTTGGTCTTAACCACGTGCTCGACGTTGGCCGGCACGGACGTGATGACGCCCGAGGAGCCCCCGCCCCACATGCCGCGGTACGGGAACGTGCCCCCGGAGCGAGCTAGCGCGGCGGCGCCCCAGTCGTAGATGTCGTCGAGGTGCGCGAAGAGGGTGGGGATGATGCCGAACACCGGCCACAGCATGGGTCTGCCCCGCGACTTCAGGCGGGTCGTGGCGGCGTTGCACGCGAAGAGCACCGCGGCGGCTAGGGCCAGGTCGGACACCCGCACGTACTCCTGCATGGCGCGCACCGCAGCGTCCACGAACGTCCTACCCGCCATCGCCGGCGGACCGCGCGTGAGTGAGAGAGTACGGTGGTGACGACGATGTGTTAGGTATACGCTGCTAGAGAAGAGTGAAGTACTGAAGTGTGCGATCGAGCTTGCACCTGCTTAGGTGTGGGCGTGCTTCATCGTGTACATTCGAGATGAGCTTTGAGTCGTGCTTGTGACCGCCCGTATTTATAGGGAAGTGCATGACGCTCGGGTGAACATCAGATGATACCACCACTTGTATGTTCCCGTGATACTAATTTGGAAAAAACaattttaaatgtttcaaaaaaaattaaaaacaattaTGAATGTTCAAAACATATGTGTCTACAATCCCTAAAAAAATCTGATGAAAAATTCAAAGTACATGTACAGAAACATGAAAGACAAATTCAACATAAAAGTGTCGATAAAGACAAGCATAAACAGTGTCAAAACCTACAGTATTCACATTCGGTTTTGTCTTCTTTGTTTCTCTATGTGTACTCCGAATTTTGATCTGAAACTTTTAGACCTTGTAGACTTATGTGTTGTGAACATCCATAATTGTTTTGAAAATTTTCAAAACATTTAAACTTGACCTTTTCAAATTGGTATGATGGGAGCATACAAGTGACGGTATCACCTGATATTCTCCCCTACGCCCGCCAAGAAAGGGTGTATTGCTCCGCTGCATATTCGAGACATTGAAACTACAATGGGTTTTGCTCGCACTGCTACACATTGTAAATCGATCTGTATTTCCGTCACAACCGTTAGTCGTCAGCTATGGGAAGAACTGGCGTCGCTCCACTGAGCAAAGTGTCAGAGCTAATTGATGACTACACGGGTGACTCGGATGTGCTAGTTATTCATGAAATTTTTCTTCAACCGGATGAAGTGATTCTCAATATCCACTTGAATCTGACTGGCGGTGTGGATTCCCTTGCATGGGTGTTGGAAAAATCCGGCATCTACATTGTAAAATCGGCGTATCGTTCTTTGGTGATTCTTAACGAGTTTAGTTCTCTAGAGAAAGGAACGACAACGGAAATTGCATTGGCTAATAAGCAATTGTggaatgtgttggaaatatgccctagaggcaataataaaatggttattgtcatatttcccgttcatgataaatatttattattcatgctataattgtattgaccggaaacttaaatatatgtgtgaatacattgacaatactctgtccctagtaagcctctactagactaggtcgttgatcaaagatggttaaggtttcctaaccatagacatgagttgttatttgataacgggatcacataattaggagaatgatgtgatcgacagacccaaccgtaagattagcatcagatcgtttagttatttgttatagctttcttcatgtcaagtatcagttccttagaccaaaAGATCATGTTACTCCCGGATatcgaaggaatgccttgtgtgctatcaaacgtcacttcgtaacaGGGTGATCATAAATGTGCTCTATATGTatttccaaaggtgtttgttgggttgcatggatcgagactgagatttgtcactccgtatggtggagagatatctctgggccctctttgtaatacaacatcgtaaagagcttgcaagcaatgtggctaggTATGGAGATACTAAAGATCGAATCTCCGACAAGTAACatatcgctggacaaagggaattgcgcgggattaaccgaatcctcgacatagtggttcaaccgataaaagatctctgtggaatatgtgggaaccaacaggggcatccaggtcctgctattggttattgaccggagaggtgtctcggtcatgtctacatgattctcgaacccctagggtccgcatgcttaacgttcggtgacgctagagtagtatcCAGATATGTacgttggtgaccgaatgttgtttggagtcttggatgagaccccggacgtcacgaggagctctggaatggtccagaggtaaatatttatataaagGAAGTCATGTTTCAGTcgtcgaaaaagtttcggacattATCGGTactgtaccgggagtgccgaaaggggtctgggggtccacctgcccccgAGGCTCACATAAGCTGTAGGGGGTGCCCTAGCCTacatgggccaggggcaccagccccaagaggcccatgcgccaaggagaggTGGAGACGGAAGAGTCCTAAggggggaaggcacccctaggtgccatGGGGAGGGAGGACTCCTCCCTTGCCGCctcccttccttggaggaggggctaggTCTGCGACCCAGCCCTCTCCCTTGCCTCCTATATATAATGGGGGAGAGGGAGGGGatggacactgatacgtctccgtcgtatctatgatttttgattgtttcatgccaatattatacaactttcacataatTTTGACagcaatttatatgatttattggactatccttttgatccagtgcccaatgacAGTTCCTGtatattgcatgttttttgttttgcagaatatccatatcaaacaaagtccaaacacgataaaaaattTATACagcattattttggaatatttgtgatatttgggaGGTAGAATCATCGCTAATGGGGGCCCACAGccaccacaagacacctgggcgcgccaggtagTCCAGGCGCGTGGTGGTCGGTTGTGCCCTCCTCAtaagtcggttggagctctacttcgggtgcaaggaagcttatacccgagaaaaatcatgttaaaatctcagtgtaatcggagttatggatctccggatatttaagaaacggtttttggccagaAAACGAGAGCGTGAAACAAAAGAGAACAGAgggagagatccaatcttggaggggctcctgcccctctgccatggaggccatggacgagaggggaaactctcctcccatctaggagggaggccaaggaagaagaagaaggagggggctctctcccctctctccaaGTGGCACCGGAGCGCCATCGGGGCAatcatcgtgacgacgatctacattaACAACCTCGctgccgtcaacaccaactctctccccctctatgcagcggtgtaacctatcttctacccactgtaatctctacttaaacatggtggtcaacgccatatattatttcccaatgatctatggctatcttatgatgtttgagtagatccgttttgtcctttgggttgatagatgattgtagTTGgtgtgagttgtatgttttattttggtgctgtcctatggtggcCTCCATGTCATGAAAatgtgagggatccccactgtagggtgttgcaatatgttcataattcgcttatagtggatggcgtgagtgacagaatacacaaacccgagtaagtggtctattgttgggaatcgttgcatggaaaacaaaaaatatctacgcacacacaatgatctatccatggagatgcataggaacgaaggggagagtgtgtctacataccctcgtagatcgtaagcagaagcatttctcaacgcggttgatgtagtcgaacttcttcgtgcttcaaccgatcaagtaccgaacacacgacacctctgcgtctgcacatgttcagctcagtgatgtccctcgccttcttgatccagcaagacgtcaaggtagtagatgagttccatcagcacgacgacgtggtgattgtgat
This window contains:
- the LOC123127598 gene encoding cytochrome P450 86B1, which produces MAGRTFVDAAVRAMQEYVRVSDLALAAAVLFACNAATTRLKSRGRPMLWPVFGIIPTLFAHLDDIYDWGAAALARSGGTFPYRGMWGGGSSGVITSVPANVEHVVKTNFSNYPKEPYYRERFVELLGDGIFNADGEAWRAQRRAATTEMHSAQFLEFSARTVEQLVHGRLMPLLQQHQSQGGVTVDLQEVLLRFTFDDICAAAFGVDAGCLADGLPDVPFARAFERATELSLARFVTPPFVWKAKRLLCVGGERRLAEAARSVREFAEWAVSERRTELRKIGSLQDRCDLLSRLMSSSTGHSDEFLRDFCISFILAGRDTSSVALVWFFWLLASHPDVEARVLDDVRAADGDVGKMDYLHAALTESMRLYPPVPVDFKEALQDDVLPDGTAIRARQQVIYNTYAIGRDPAAWGGGGGGGDCLEFRPERWMKGGDFAGGAESPFKYVVFNAGPRLCVGKRFAYTQMKTLAAAVLETFAVKVAPGQAVKPKLNTTLYMKNGLMVSFRRREQQQVHCTTVAAQE